The following coding sequences are from one Caldibacillus debilis DSM 16016 window:
- a CDS encoding CatB-related O-acetyltransferase: MKNSLKLIKQIFRGRISPFCYIRKCEISNIVRIKRFCKLINVKVGDYSYIANNSHLINCSIGKFCSIGPFVKIGLGKHPVDRFSTSPIFYSTKNPLRINLVSQNTFKEFEEVSIGNDVWIGANAIIMDGVKIGDGAIVAAGAVVTKNVPDYAIVGGVPAKIIKYRFEESIIQKLKTVKWWEMDLNRLNKYEREFENIELFLNKIMEKEDIN; the protein is encoded by the coding sequence GTGAAAAATAGCCTAAAACTAATTAAACAGATATTTCGTGGGAGAATATCCCCTTTTTGTTATATTAGGAAGTGTGAAATTAGCAATATAGTAAGAATTAAGCGATTCTGTAAGTTAATTAATGTTAAAGTTGGAGATTATAGTTATATAGCTAATAATTCTCATTTAATTAACTGTAGCATTGGTAAATTTTGTTCCATAGGTCCTTTTGTAAAAATAGGTTTAGGTAAACATCCGGTAGACCGTTTTTCAACATCTCCTATTTTTTATAGCACAAAGAATCCATTGCGGATAAATTTAGTAAGCCAAAATACTTTTAAAGAGTTTGAGGAAGTTAGTATTGGAAATGATGTTTGGATTGGTGCTAATGCCATTATAATGGACGGGGTCAAAATAGGAGATGGTGCTATAGTGGCTGCGGGAGCCGTGGTAACAAAAAATGTTCCAGATTATGCCATTGTAGGTGGAGTGCCAGCTAAGATTATTAAATATAGATTTGAAGAAAGTATTATCCAGAAACTAAAAACGGTTAAATGGTGGGAAATGGATTTAAATAGATTAAATAAGTATGAAAGAGAATTTGAAAATATTGAGC